Proteins encoded in a region of the Planococcus citri chromosome 1, ihPlaCitr1.1, whole genome shotgun sequence genome:
- the fabp gene encoding fatty acid-binding protein, muscle, giving the protein MGIENISNCFGKKYKLDLESSKNFDEYMKAIGVGLITRKVGQTVKPVVELKQEEDGKLTLSSKSTFKNVSITFNLDEEFPEETLDGRKVKSVITLEDNKLIQVQKNGKESTIIREFTPEEVKMTLKVDDIVCTRVYKVLNE; this is encoded by the exons ATGGGTatcgaaaatatttccaactgtTTCGGTAAAAAGTATAAACTCGATTTGGAATCGAGTAAAAATTTCGACGAATATATGAAAGCAATAG GCGTTGGACTGATTACGAGGAAAGTGGGCCAAACGGTTAAACCAGTGGTTGAACTGAAGCAAGAAGAAGATGGAAAGCTCACGTTGTCTTCGaagtcaactttcaaaaatgtttccataACATTCAATTTAGATGAAGAATTTCCCGAAGAAACTCTAGATGGCAGAAAAGTAAAATCAGTTATTACCTTGGAAGATAATAAACTGATTCAGGTGCAGAAAAATGGTAAAGAATCCACAATCATTCGTGAATTTACTCCCGAAGAAGTAAAAATG aCATTGAAGGTCGACGATATCGTGTGTACACGAGTTTACAAAGTTTTGAACGAATAA
- the LOC135832114 gene encoding uncharacterized protein LOC135832114 isoform X1 has protein sequence MLQVCQMAPFGIERLLFGGLGAFPPPQPMRFPLGLGGLFGQGQFAPGIIGMPPGMGGYSMGPLPFPLFPTPCDMGCNQGGLFFANINVNQGSSMPMPGGGMPGGMPGGMPGGMPGGMPGGMPGGMPGGMPGGMPGGMPGGMPGGMPGGMPGGMPGARPGAMPGGMPGGGMPGMPPPGGMPGGGMPTTTRPPTGGMPGGTASPTRPPTGLPPTTMPARPPMPQQQPSINAQFLYFVPNWCSGWCRFLYPPRPFFPPPPPPPPPPSIFPMPLPHPAFLIFSWLGL, from the exons ATGTTGCAGGTGTGCCAAATGGCGCCATTTGGAATTGAACGTCTTTTATTTGGAGGGCTTGGAGCTTTTCCTCCACCGCAACCTATGAGATTTCCGCTAGGTTTAGGCGGTTTATTCGGG caAGGACAATTTGCACCAGGCATCATTGGAATGCCTCCAGGAATGGGAGGTTATTCGATGGGTCCGCTTCCATTTCCTTTGTTTCCGACACCATGTGATATGGGTTGTAATCAAGGTGGTTTATTTTTCGCTAATATCAACGTAAATCAAGGATCAAGTATGCCAATGCCTGGAGGAGGAATGCCTGGTGGAATGCCTGGAGGAATGCCTGGTGGAATGCCTGGAGGAATGCCTGGTGGAATGCCTGGTGGAATGCCCGGTGGAATGCCCGGTGGAATGCCTGGAGGAATGCCTGGAGGAATGCCCGGTGGAATGCCCGGTGGAATGCCTGGAGGAATGCCCGGTGCAAGGCCAGGTGCAATGCCCGGAGGAATGCCAGGAGGTGGAATGCCCGGTATGCCTCCACCAGGGGGAATGCCCGGTGGTGGTATGCCGACAACGACGCGTCCTCCAACTGGAGGGATGCCAGGTGGAACTGCCTCTCCAACAAGACCACCAACAGGCTTACCACCAACAACTA TGCCTGCAAGACCTCCAATGCCTCAGCAGCAACCCAGTATAAATGCTCAGTTTTTATATTTCGTTCCGAATTG GTGTAGCGGGTGGTGTCGATTCCTTTACCCACCTCGGCCATTTTTTCCTCCACCTCcgcctcctcctccccctccctccatttTTCCAATGCCTTTGCCACATCCagcttttttaatattttcttggttaggactttga
- the LOC135832114 gene encoding elastin-like isoform X2, whose product MLQVCQMAPFGIERLLFGGLGAFPPPQPMRFPLGLGGLFGQGQFAPGIIGMPPGMGGYSMGPLPFPLFPTPCDMGCNQGGLFFANINVNQGSSMPMPGGGMPGGMPGGMPGGMPGGMPGGMPGGMPGGMPGGMPGGMPGGMPGGMPGGMPGGMPGARPGAMPGGMPGGGMPGMPPPGGMPGGGMPTTTRPPTGGMPGGTASPTRPPTGLPPTTMPARPPMPQQQPSINAQFLYFVPNWSPYQSLTWPSLSMPFYG is encoded by the exons ATGTTGCAGGTGTGCCAAATGGCGCCATTTGGAATTGAACGTCTTTTATTTGGAGGGCTTGGAGCTTTTCCTCCACCGCAACCTATGAGATTTCCGCTAGGTTTAGGCGGTTTATTCGGG caAGGACAATTTGCACCAGGCATCATTGGAATGCCTCCAGGAATGGGAGGTTATTCGATGGGTCCGCTTCCATTTCCTTTGTTTCCGACACCATGTGATATGGGTTGTAATCAAGGTGGTTTATTTTTCGCTAATATCAACGTAAATCAAGGATCAAGTATGCCAATGCCTGGAGGAGGAATGCCTGGTGGAATGCCTGGAGGAATGCCTGGTGGAATGCCTGGAGGAATGCCTGGTGGAATGCCTGGTGGAATGCCCGGTGGAATGCCCGGTGGAATGCCTGGAGGAATGCCTGGAGGAATGCCCGGTGGAATGCCCGGTGGAATGCCTGGAGGAATGCCCGGTGCAAGGCCAGGTGCAATGCCCGGAGGAATGCCAGGAGGTGGAATGCCCGGTATGCCTCCACCAGGGGGAATGCCCGGTGGTGGTATGCCGACAACGACGCGTCCTCCAACTGGAGGGATGCCAGGTGGAACTGCCTCTCCAACAAGACCACCAACAGGCTTACCACCAACAACTA TGCCTGCAAGACCTCCAATGCCTCAGCAGCAACCCAGTATAAATGCTCAGTTTTTATATTTCGTTCCGAATTG gtcTCCTTATCAGTCTTTAACTTGGCCTTCTTTATCTATGCCTTTTTATGGTTGA
- the LOC135832112 gene encoding alpha-tocopherol transfer protein-like, translating to MALIGATNQQKTKIYEEINETHSNKLEDNKAIVQKWLSSQPHLPKNYDERILASFIRGCKHDVERVQRKLDHYFTYRSIMPDLFMNRDPTSSEIRNLKEQFVAFPLPELTADGCRVTFHRVNSSDSNKLDVKAIVKYLLMLGEIRLLEEGPISGDVCVFDVSGATASMVSKLINPVVKKGIMCSQNALPQRLKEIHVINAPPFMDTGVNIIKMFVKQKIKDRFHVYSDTQGLYKYIPRDSLPSDYGGKEKSIDALQSEWYKKLESYRSYFEEQENICTDESKRMNKSEPTSSEYEELFGTTGSFHKLSID from the exons ATGGCATTAATAGGAGCAACGAACCAACAAAAAACCAAGATTTATGAAGAGATTAATGAAACGCATTCGAATAAATTAGAGGATAATAAAGCAATCGTTCAGAAATGGTTGAGTTCACAGCCTCATCTGCCAAAAAATTACG ATGAAAGAATACTCGCCTCATTCATCAGAGGATGTAAACACGATGTAGAAAGGGTTCAACGAAAACTAGATCATTATTTCACATATCGTTCAATTATGCCTGATTTATTTATGAATCGAGATCCTACGTCATCTGAAATCAGAAACCTAAAAGAACAATT TGTAGCATTTCCTTTACCTGAATTAACAGCTGATGGATGTCGGGTTACGTTTCATCGTGTCAATAGCTCCGATTCAAATAAACTTGATGTAAAAGCTATTGTAAAATATTTACTAATGTTAGGAGAAATTCGTTTATTAGAAGAAGGTCCCATCTCTGGTGACGTTTGCGTATTCGACGTTTCCGGTGCTACTGCGTCCATGGTGTCTAAATTAATTAATCCAGTCGTTAAAAAGGGAATTATGTGTTCGCAG aatgcTCTGCCACAAAGATTAAAAGAAATTCACGTGATAAATGCACCTCCTTTCATGGATACAGGAGTCAACATAATCAAAATGTTTGTcaagcaaaaaattaaagataga TTTCACGTGTACTCAGACACCCAAGGCTTGTACAAGTACATTCCAAGAGATTCATTACCATCGGATTACGGCGGAAAAGAAAAATCCATTGATGCTTTACAAA GTGAATGGTACAAAAAACTAGAAAGCTATCGTTCGTATTTCGAAGAACAAGAAAACATTTGCACCGATGAATCAAAAAGGATGAATAAATCAGAACCAACGAGTAGCGAATACGAAGAGCTTTTTGGCACAACCGGATCCTTCCATAAATTATCAATCGACTAA
- the LOC135832111 gene encoding craniofacial development protein 2-like — MELEGAFEEGDIQVLGLSEVRRATETLQITKNNHLLAHSSCENGQRGVGFLVHRNLINDVNEFRPISDRIALLSINFWGKEIRIIQVYAPTSAATESDSELFYEKLSELLMQQGEFLKDIFVMGDFNSQVGKGKNKDECVIGRYGYGKRNKRGWRLLRFCEEFNLKIMNTFYKKREGRLWTWMSPNQEFKAQIDYILTTNDINYITNCEAKNFSCYSDHRVVTCTLKLQKTKKFKRCNPKRNYKVTNENASAYQTEINTQILNNPTKNITEIIQNVSKNMIQEPKNQSNKGLPTTIKEMIKNREKMKCIRKKTLQDKIQGAARERNVF; from the coding sequence ATGGAATTGGAAGGGGCTTTTGAAGAGGGGGACATCCAGGTGTTAGGGCTATCAGAGGTGAGACGCGCAACCGAAACTTTACAAATAACCAAAAATAACCATCTTCTGGCACACTCAAGCTGCGAAAATGGACAGAGAGGAGTTGGCTTTCTAGTACACAGAAACTTGATAAACGATGTAAATGAATTTAGACCAATTTCTGATCGAATTGCTCTACTAAGTataaatttttggggaaaggAAATTAGAATTATTCAAGTATACGCACCTACTTCAGCTGCAACAGAATCAGATTCTGAacttttctatgaaaaattaaGCGAACTATTAATGCAACaaggggaatttttgaaagatatttTTGTTATGGGTGACTTCAACAGTCAGGTAGGTAAGGGCAAAAACAAAGACGAATGTGTAATTGGAAGATATGGGTATGGTAAAAGAAATAAGAGGGGATGGAGGTTGTTGAGGTTCTGTgaagaattcaatttaaaaataatgaacacttTCTACAAAAAAAGAGAAGGGCGCTTGTGGACCTGGATGTCGCCTAATCAAGAGTTCAAAGCTCAGATTGATTACATTTTAACCACAAATGATATTAATTACATAACGAATTGCgaggcaaaaaattttagttgctACTCAGACCACAGAGTAGTTACCTGTACACTGAAactacaaaaaacaaaaaaatttaaacgttgTAATCCTAAACGAAATTATAAAGTAACAAATGAAAATGCTTCGGCTTACCAAACGGAAATAAACACTCAAATACTCAATAAccctacaaaaaatattacagaaattatccaaaatgtAAGCAAGAATATGATCCAAGAACCAAAGAACCAAAGCAATAAGGGATTACCAACAACTATCaaagaaatgatcaaaaacagagaaaaaatgaaatgtataAGGAAGAAAACACTCCAAGATAAAATACAGGGTGCGGCGCGGGAACGGAACGTGTTTTAA